Proteins from a genomic interval of Lolium perenne isolate Kyuss_39 chromosome 1, Kyuss_2.0, whole genome shotgun sequence:
- the LOC127335651 gene encoding F-box protein At5g49610-like, whose product MAEAATAGAMPLLPGIPDEIVIWEVLVRLPPICLLRCRAVARSWRRITFAHDFLLAHHGRQPSLPIFSGFSGRYHNILTFDHQAADPHLQPVARLDNDQSLYVETSCDGLLILSTGSKNGDHFYVCNPATRQHARLWGPPDFRLFTLLGMYPHRPTNEYRVLMYRRSNDESIVENLLANDRVGFYIFTLGSDRPRYIEGLEPEAAEDLLWDTPALVRGSLHWSPRKHQTESSLIWVFDTTAESFRHIRAPCDPTESYCFEIDGTLGIYRLNDAMQIIDIWVLQNYEGQVWEYKYRIQLPEEEIKGLLGWRKYELQVTVLSSDGDVLLLLAHGQWLFYVDTDGKLVDNFLHDGQLLNAFQFSLKQTLVPHNFFTALESYAVNASPFI is encoded by the coding sequence ATGGCGGAGGCCGCAACAGCCGGAGCGATGCCTCTCCTCCCCGGGATCCCCGATGAGATCGTCATCTGGGAGGTTCTCGTCCGCCTGCCCCCCATATGTCTCCTCCGCTGCCGCGCCGTCGCCCGCTCCTGGCGCCGCATCACCTTCGCCCACGATTTCCTCCTGGCGCACCACGGTCGGCAGCCCTCCCTCCCCATCTTCTCAGGATTCAGCGGACGCTACCATAACATCCTTACCTTCGACCACCAGGCCGCCGACCCCCATCTCCAACCCGTCGCCCGGCTTGACAATGACCAGAGCTTATATGTCGAGACCTCATGCGACGGTCTACTCATCCTCTCCACCGGTAGCAAGAATGGTGACCACTTCTACGTCTGCAACCCAGCCACGCGTCAGCATGCTCGCCTCTGGGGACCGCCGGACTTCAGACTATTCACCCTTTTGGGGATGTATCCACACCGCCCTACCAACGAATACAGAGTATTAATGTACCGGAGGAGCAACGACGAGTCGATTGTCGAAAATCTGCTGGCTAATGATAGAGTTGGCTTCTATATCTTCACGCTCGGCTCCGACCGGCCAAGGTACATTGAGGGGCTAGAGCCGGAGGCAGCGGAAGATTTGCTATGGGACACACCTGCCCTGGTCCGTGGGAGCTTGCATTGGTCTCCAAGGAAGCATCAGACTGAAAGCAGCCTGATATGGGTATTTGACACCACAGCTGAGTCGTTCCGGCATATACGTGCTCCATGTGATCCCACTGAGTCATATTGCTTTGAAATAGATGGCACACTTGGCATCTATCGCCTTAACGATGCAATGCAAATTATTGACATATGGGTGTTGCAAAACTACGAAGGTCAAGTCTGGGAGTACAAGTACCGGATTCAATTGCCGGAAGAAGAAATCAAAGGGCTGTTAGGATGGAGGAAATATGAATTGCAAGTGACCGTGCTGTCCTCGGATGGTGACGTCCTCTTGCTGCTTGCTCATGGACAGTGGCTGTTTTACGTTGACACTGATGGCAAACTGGTTGACAACTTCCTTCATGATGGGCAACTATTAAatgcttttcaattttctctcaaACAAACTCTTGTTCCGCATAACTTCTTCACGGCGCTCGAAAGTTATGCTGTGAACGCTTCGCCTTTCATCTGA